The genomic interval CCAAAGATCGTGCCGGACTGGAGGCACATCGTCGTGTTCGTGCCGATGACCTTGGGCGGCGCAGCGAGGTCGAACCGTTGCAGGCGCGCCGCGCGGCTGAGGAGACCGTCGAGCGCTGACTGGATGCCAGGAGCGAAGCTGCCGCCGAGAAACGCTCCGTCGCCCGACACCACGTCGAAGTTCGTCGCCGTACCGAAGTCCACCACGATGGCCGGCGTCCCGTAGAGCAGGCGGGCGCCGACGGCGTTGGCGATCCGATCGCCGCCGACCTCGCGAGGGTTGTCGACCATGAGTGGAATGTTGCCCCGCAGGTCTGAGCTGACGACCAGTGGCTCATGGCCAATGTAGCGCATGGTCAGCTGGAGAAACGTCACGGTGAGGGACGGAACGACGCTGGATAACACGGTC from Chloroflexota bacterium carries:
- a CDS encoding type III pantothenate kinase, whose protein sequence is MRIAIPPADPALSLDGRMLLAIDVGNTDIKLGVFDGDQLVAAWRWATDHVRMADEYAAQLAWLLHHHDLSFHSIDRTVLSSVVPSLTVTFLQLTMRYIGHEPLVVSSDLRGNIPLMVDNPREVGGDRIANAVGARLLYGTPAIVVDFGTATNFDVVSGDGAFLGGSFAPGIQSALDGLLSRAARLQRFDLAAPPKVIGTNTTMCLQSGTIFGYVALVEGLVARIKDELASDAIVIGTGGLVDLIAGHTRSIGTVDRHLTLKGLRLLAAMNAP